Proteins from a single region of Paenibacillus sp. BIHB 4019:
- a CDS encoding LCP family protein, translating to MKRWVKRSLIIVSTVCLVAGLGTALYSWYLYGKFKKTAADMFEPIISTPYVSSDSELQISGIEEAITAEKPFTVLVMGVDERTNDRGRTDTMIVMGVNPLKHSIFMFNIPRDTRTAIIGHGTTDKINHAYAFGGVEMSKQTVEHFLDYPIDYYIRVNMEGFSKIIDELGGVTVNNPYAFDFSGYTFEQGPIQLNGEQALLYSRMRYEDPKGDRGRNDRQRAVLKQLISNVFTLYGATQISNLLAELGDNVRTNISFDEMKTFFKEYGTGIEKVDSIEISGSGTMIDKVWYYIVGDQERNRIHELLKKQMSIETDAV from the coding sequence GTGAAACGATGGGTGAAACGCTCGCTTATAATCGTCAGCACCGTATGTCTGGTCGCTGGCTTGGGAACGGCCCTATACAGCTGGTATCTTTATGGTAAATTCAAAAAAACAGCTGCTGATATGTTCGAGCCCATCATATCTACACCATACGTCAGTTCAGATTCGGAGCTGCAAATATCCGGCATAGAAGAAGCAATTACTGCGGAGAAGCCGTTCACCGTATTAGTAATGGGTGTAGATGAAAGAACGAATGATCGGGGACGAACAGACACCATGATTGTTATGGGGGTGAATCCGCTCAAGCATTCGATCTTTATGTTCAACATTCCGCGTGATACGAGAACGGCTATTATTGGTCATGGCACGACGGATAAAATAAACCATGCTTACGCTTTTGGCGGGGTAGAAATGTCAAAGCAGACGGTAGAGCACTTTCTTGATTATCCGATTGATTATTATATTCGGGTCAATATGGAAGGTTTCTCAAAAATTATAGACGAGCTTGGCGGAGTAACCGTCAACAATCCTTATGCTTTTGATTTCAGTGGTTATACGTTTGAGCAAGGGCCTATTCAGTTGAATGGGGAGCAGGCGCTGCTTTATTCTCGCATGAGATATGAGGACCCGAAGGGGGACAGGGGCAGAAATGACCGCCAGCGCGCCGTCCTAAAGCAGCTCATTTCCAATGTATTTACCTTATATGGAGCTACGCAAATAAGCAATCTGCTTGCGGAGCTGGGTGACAATGTAAGAACGAATATATCTTTTGACGAGATGAAAACCTTTTTTAAAGAATATGGGACCGGAATCGAAAAGGTGGATAGCATTGAAATAAGCGGCAGCGGAACGATGATTGATAAAGTATGGTATTACATCGTCGGCGATCAGGAGCGGAATCGAATTCACGAGCTGCTGAAAAAACAAATGAGCATAGAAACGGATGCGGTCTAA
- a CDS encoding PilZ domain-containing protein, producing the protein MDGKEENSRSKVRLKLRPGIKAGLRLLNRHGHLMSPSTGTVLVLNLSQEGLCFWSSLRLPVHRMYMVEVRMKLSGKNIRLQGNVVWRKRTDNVFEYGMHFQPPLLIKSIITRLLNEELLAQQPQQRKIHQLYRSLNAGSTFVK; encoded by the coding sequence ATGGACGGTAAAGAGGAAAACTCACGCAGCAAGGTGCGTTTAAAGCTGAGGCCAGGCATTAAAGCAGGATTACGGCTGCTCAATCGGCATGGCCATTTAATGAGTCCATCTACTGGAACGGTATTAGTGCTGAACTTAAGCCAGGAGGGTTTATGCTTTTGGTCCTCCTTAAGGCTCCCCGTACATCGGATGTACATGGTAGAAGTCCGCATGAAGCTTTCAGGCAAAAACATCCGGCTTCAGGGAAATGTCGTTTGGCGCAAACGAACGGATAATGTTTTCGAGTACGGTATGCATTTCCAGCCCCCACTGCTTATCAAATCCATTATTACCCGCCTATTAAACGAAGAATTACTCGCCCAACAGCCGCAGCAGCGGAAAATCCATCAGCTATATCGCAGTTTGAATGCAGGAAGCACTTTTGTCAAATGA
- a CDS encoding helix-turn-helix transcriptional regulator, translating to MNIGSRIAQLRDDRHWTQEQTAAKLGISRAALSHYEKNRREPDSETLKKFADLYQVSVDFLVGRTLHPQTVLSDDVRNFAEHLELSDDEILEKFNLSIDGRKLTVEETKRFIAFVRAERMMN from the coding sequence ATGAACATAGGCAGCAGAATTGCTCAATTGAGAGATGACAGACACTGGACACAAGAGCAAACCGCAGCAAAGCTAGGCATTTCACGCGCTGCTTTATCTCATTACGAGAAAAATCGCCGGGAACCGGATTCCGAGACATTGAAAAAATTTGCCGATCTATACCAAGTATCCGTTGATTTTCTGGTTGGACGCACCCTTCATCCGCAAACGGTACTTAGCGACGATGTTCGCAATTTTGCCGAGCATTTGGAATTATCTGATGATGAAATATTGGAGAAGTTTAATTTGAGTATTGATGGGCGTAAGTTGACAGTGGAAGAAACGAAACGGTTTATTGCTTTTGTACGAGCGGAGAGAATGATGAATTAG
- the gltB gene encoding glutamate synthase large subunit: MKEKIFGLPPKQGLYDPQFEKDACGMGFVANIKGRKSHKIIRQALTLLENMEHRGGQGSEPNTGDGAGIMLQIPHAFFANELKRMEVELPSEGEYAVGMVFLPQDENVRRSLENDLETIIREEGQSLIAWRTVPTNDAKLGQSAKSVKPFVRQVFIGKNESLKDVLAFERKLYVIRKRAEIAIRFSGKEGGEMFYFPSLSTKKIVYKGMLTTEQVGSFYVELNDESVVTAMALVHSRFSTNTFPSWERAHPFHYLIHNGEINTLRGNVNWMHARQTLFETELFGSDMDKIKPIINPDGSDTAMFDNTLEFLYLSGRSLPHAAMMMVPEPWSNHEGMDDDKKAFYEYHSTLMEPWDGPAAMAFTDGVQIGAFLDRNGLRPARYYVTKDDHIILGSEAGTVVIPPEDILYKDRLRPGMMLLIDTKEGRIISDEEVKKQIATEHPYREWLNEHLIDLEDLPDAPELPELDHATVQQRQQSFGYTFEDLRKVLEPMASSGMEPIASMGYDAPLAVLSDRPQRLYNYFKQLFAQVTNPPIDSIREEIITAVGTTIGPERNLLNPEPESARHIKLETPLLSNEQFAKLRHVRRPGFKSITLPIFFTASEGEEGLRAALKQMCEAADRVIDKGHNILILSDRGIDKENAAIPALLAVSALHHHLIRQGTRTKVAILLESGDPREVHHFALLLGYGVSAVNPYLAFETLDDMIRQGLLRNISHEKAVKNFIKAATKGVTKVLSKMGISTIQSYRGAQIFEALGLKEELINEYFTWTPSRIGGIGLDVIAEETLKYHNLAYADQEGRVTELESGGEYQWRKDGEDHLFSPQTIHTLQMAARSNDYKLYKKFSNLVQGEDKKHMMLRSLLRFKDGRTAIPIEEVEPLESIMKRFKTGAMSFGSISKEAHESLAIAMNRLGGRSNTGEGGEDPARFIPDENGDSRRSAIKQVASGRFGVTSNYLVNADEIQIKMAQGAKPGEGGQLPGRKVYPWVAEVRGSTPGVGLISPPPHHDIYSIEDLAELVHDLKNANPRARINVKLVSEVGVGTIAAGVAKGRADIIMVSGYDGGTGASPMNSIRHAGLPWELGLAETHQTLMINNLRDRVTLETDGKMMNGRDVAIAVLLGAEEYGFSTAPLVVLGCVMMRVCQLDTCPVGVATQNPELRAKFMGDPSHVVNYLRFVGEELREIMAELGFRTIQEMVGRVDILEAKHLAEHYKAKGLDLTPLLYQPEVSQDAIRYCAQEQNHGLDLSLDVQELVPAAKAALENGEQVRGTFPILNTNRVVGTVLGSEVTRRYGAKGLPEDTISFHFVGSAGQSFGAFVPQGITLSLEGDSNDYVGKGLSGGKVIVAPSSKATFAAEENVIIGNTALYGATSGEAYIRGIAGERFAVRNSGVSVVVEGVGDHGCEYMTGGRVVILGQTGRNFAAGMSGGVAYIYDEQGDFYKHCNIEMVLLERLEEEADIAELRGLIERHVAYTDSAIGGRVLNDWDLSLEKFVKVIPKDYKKMLEYIRKAEDSGLKEDAALLSAFEASMKELARTGG; encoded by the coding sequence ATGAAAGAGAAAATTTTTGGATTACCGCCGAAACAAGGTCTGTATGATCCTCAATTTGAGAAAGATGCATGCGGCATGGGATTCGTGGCGAACATCAAAGGAAGAAAGTCGCACAAGATTATTCGCCAGGCGCTGACGTTGCTGGAGAATATGGAGCATCGCGGCGGTCAAGGCAGCGAACCAAACACGGGAGATGGAGCAGGCATTATGCTTCAAATTCCACATGCGTTTTTTGCAAATGAGCTGAAACGCATGGAAGTGGAGCTGCCAAGCGAAGGCGAATATGCCGTAGGTATGGTGTTTCTGCCGCAGGATGAGAACGTTCGCCGTTCGCTGGAGAACGATCTTGAAACTATTATTCGTGAAGAAGGCCAGTCGCTTATCGCTTGGCGTACCGTGCCGACGAATGATGCAAAGCTCGGTCAATCTGCTAAGTCGGTTAAGCCTTTTGTCCGCCAAGTATTTATTGGCAAGAACGAAAGCTTGAAGGACGTCTTGGCATTCGAGCGCAAGCTGTATGTCATTCGCAAACGTGCGGAAATCGCCATTCGCTTCTCGGGCAAAGAAGGCGGAGAAATGTTCTATTTCCCGAGCTTGTCCACGAAGAAAATCGTCTACAAAGGCATGCTTACGACTGAACAGGTTGGCTCCTTCTATGTGGAGCTTAATGATGAGTCTGTCGTTACAGCGATGGCGCTTGTCCATTCCCGTTTCAGTACGAACACTTTCCCAAGCTGGGAACGTGCCCATCCGTTCCATTATTTAATTCACAACGGCGAGATTAATACGCTCCGCGGCAATGTGAACTGGATGCATGCGCGCCAAACGCTGTTCGAGACGGAATTGTTCGGCAGCGATATGGACAAAATTAAACCGATTATTAATCCAGATGGCTCGGATACTGCGATGTTTGACAATACGCTGGAATTCCTATACTTGTCCGGCCGTTCATTGCCGCATGCGGCAATGATGATGGTTCCTGAACCATGGTCCAACCACGAAGGCATGGATGATGACAAGAAAGCTTTCTACGAATACCACAGCACATTAATGGAGCCTTGGGATGGACCGGCTGCAATGGCCTTTACAGATGGCGTGCAGATCGGCGCTTTCTTGGACCGCAACGGTTTGCGTCCAGCTCGTTATTATGTGACGAAGGATGACCATATCATTTTGGGCTCCGAGGCGGGTACCGTTGTCATTCCGCCAGAGGACATTTTATACAAAGACCGTCTGCGTCCAGGCATGATGCTGCTGATCGATACGAAGGAAGGCCGCATCATTTCCGATGAGGAAGTGAAGAAGCAAATTGCGACAGAGCACCCTTATCGCGAGTGGCTGAACGAGCATTTGATCGATCTTGAAGATTTGCCGGATGCGCCTGAATTGCCTGAGCTTGATCATGCGACGGTACAGCAGCGCCAGCAATCTTTCGGTTATACGTTTGAGGATTTGCGCAAAGTGCTTGAGCCTATGGCAAGCAGCGGCATGGAGCCGATTGCTTCAATGGGCTATGACGCTCCGCTTGCTGTATTGTCGGATCGTCCGCAGCGTTTGTACAACTATTTCAAACAGCTGTTTGCGCAAGTAACGAACCCGCCAATCGATTCGATTCGTGAGGAAATCATTACTGCAGTAGGCACGACAATCGGACCTGAGCGCAATCTATTGAATCCGGAGCCGGAAAGTGCGCGCCACATTAAGCTGGAGACACCGCTCCTTTCCAACGAACAGTTTGCGAAGCTTCGCCATGTTCGCCGTCCGGGCTTCAAGTCGATTACGCTGCCGATCTTCTTCACGGCAAGTGAAGGGGAAGAGGGACTGCGCGCAGCACTGAAGCAAATGTGCGAAGCAGCAGACCGCGTTATCGACAAAGGGCATAACATTCTTATTTTATCCGACCGCGGTATCGATAAGGAAAATGCAGCGATTCCGGCATTGCTTGCCGTATCCGCATTGCATCACCATTTGATTCGTCAAGGCACGCGGACTAAAGTAGCAATTTTGCTTGAATCCGGCGATCCGCGCGAGGTTCATCACTTTGCGCTGCTGCTCGGCTACGGCGTGAGTGCGGTTAACCCGTATTTGGCATTTGAGACGCTTGATGATATGATTCGCCAAGGCTTGCTGAGAAATATTTCGCATGAGAAAGCGGTCAAAAACTTCATTAAAGCTGCTACTAAAGGCGTTACGAAAGTATTGTCCAAAATGGGTATTTCCACGATTCAATCGTACCGTGGCGCTCAAATTTTCGAGGCGCTTGGCTTGAAAGAGGAACTCATAAATGAATATTTCACTTGGACACCTTCGCGTATCGGCGGTATTGGGCTTGATGTAATTGCAGAAGAAACGCTGAAATATCACAACTTGGCTTACGCTGACCAAGAAGGCCGTGTAACGGAGCTTGAGTCTGGCGGCGAATACCAATGGCGTAAAGACGGCGAGGACCACCTGTTTAGTCCGCAGACGATCCACACTCTGCAAATGGCGGCTCGCTCCAATGATTATAAGCTGTACAAAAAATTCTCCAATCTTGTTCAAGGCGAGGACAAGAAGCATATGATGCTTCGTTCATTGCTAAGGTTCAAGGATGGCAGAACGGCGATTCCAATCGAAGAGGTTGAACCGCTGGAATCGATTATGAAACGCTTCAAGACCGGCGCTATGTCCTTCGGCTCGATCAGCAAGGAAGCGCACGAAAGCCTAGCGATTGCGATGAACCGCCTTGGCGGACGTTCGAATACGGGAGAAGGCGGCGAGGATCCAGCGCGCTTCATTCCGGATGAGAACGGCGATTCCCGCCGCAGTGCAATCAAGCAGGTGGCATCGGGACGTTTCGGCGTAACGAGCAACTATTTGGTCAATGCGGATGAAATTCAAATCAAGATGGCGCAAGGCGCGAAGCCAGGAGAAGGCGGACAGCTGCCAGGACGTAAAGTATACCCTTGGGTTGCTGAGGTTCGGGGCTCCACGCCGGGCGTAGGCTTGATCTCGCCGCCGCCTCATCATGATATTTATTCCATCGAGGATTTGGCTGAGCTTGTTCATGATTTGAAAAATGCTAACCCGCGCGCGCGCATTAACGTAAAACTCGTATCCGAGGTTGGCGTTGGTACGATTGCAGCAGGTGTTGCTAAAGGCCGTGCCGATATTATTATGGTCAGCGGTTATGATGGAGGAACGGGAGCATCTCCGATGAACTCGATTCGACATGCCGGACTGCCGTGGGAGCTTGGTTTGGCTGAGACGCACCAGACGCTGATGATCAACAATCTGCGTGATCGCGTTACGCTTGAAACCGATGGCAAAATGATGAACGGACGCGATGTTGCGATCGCTGTTTTGCTCGGCGCTGAAGAATATGGCTTCTCGACAGCACCGCTTGTCGTACTTGGCTGTGTAATGATGCGCGTTTGCCAGTTGGATACGTGTCCGGTCGGCGTAGCCACGCAAAATCCAGAGCTGCGCGCGAAATTTATGGGCGATCCGAGCCATGTAGTCAACTACTTGCGTTTCGTTGGTGAAGAGCTGCGCGAAATTATGGCTGAGCTTGGTTTCCGTACGATTCAGGAAATGGTTGGCCGTGTAGATATTCTTGAAGCGAAGCATCTGGCTGAGCATTACAAAGCGAAAGGTCTTGACCTGACGCCGCTGTTGTATCAACCGGAAGTATCTCAGGATGCTATTCGTTACTGTGCACAAGAGCAAAACCACGGTTTGGATTTGTCGCTTGATGTTCAGGAACTGGTACCAGCTGCGAAAGCCGCTTTGGAAAATGGGGAGCAAGTACGCGGCACATTCCCAATTTTGAATACGAATCGCGTTGTTGGAACAGTGCTTGGCAGTGAAGTAACTCGTCGTTATGGCGCGAAGGGCTTGCCAGAGGATACAATTTCCTTCCACTTCGTTGGTTCAGCAGGCCAAAGCTTTGGCGCTTTCGTTCCGCAAGGGATTACGCTATCGCTGGAAGGCGATTCGAATGACTACGTAGGTAAAGGACTTTCAGGGGGCAAGGTTATTGTTGCACCTTCGTCGAAAGCAACCTTTGCCGCTGAGGAAAATGTCATTATCGGCAACACGGCACTATACGGAGCAACTAGCGGCGAAGCTTATATTCGCGGTATTGCTGGGGAGCGTTTCGCGGTTCGCAACAGCGGAGTGAGCGTTGTTGTTGAAGGCGTAGGCGACCATGGCTGCGAATATATGACGGGCGGCAGAGTCGTCATTCTTGGTCAGACTGGCCGTAACTTTGCAGCCGGGATGTCCGGCGGCGTTGCTTACATCTACGATGAGCAAGGCGACTTCTACAAGCATTGCAATATCGAAATGGTATTGCTTGAGCGTCTTGAAGAGGAAGCGGATATTGCTGAATTACGCGGCTTGATTGAACGCCATGTTGCCTATACAGATAGCGCCATTGGCGGACGTGTATTGAATGACTGGGATCTATCGCTTGAGAAATTCGTAAAAGTCATTCCGAAAGATTACAAAAAAATGCTGGAGTATATCCGCAAAGCTGAAGATTCCGGTTTGAAGGAAGATGCAGCGCTGCTGTCAGCATTTGAAGCTAGCATGAAAGAGCTTGCCCGTACAGGCGGCTGA
- a CDS encoding stalk domain-containing protein, protein MSFLFIIIGLLMASPGLKTAAAAEEDAAASYQIVALGDSLTAGYEFGFDAKSVPYGYVEHVYEQALFQGLRAEYVNYGLLGLTSTGFSHLLGAVKDGKSATVSDVQPGLKDPRAASIIGDAAKIGSSIRGADLIVMTIGGNDLLGVAAQITSTTTDEEKAQLLQAALTQYETGLTAGLQAVTSIAPKAKLVIADQYMPIPATITVGSLSFPLPPDAARLREFELLALSQLNEKLKTIVAAIKAEGIDISITEVSKPFVGKELEYTSIANSDVHPTRLGYAAMGHTYSTTIWNKYLNVRTRPANVPVSVVVRGKELPAASPATMKSNRTFVPMRDITDAIGAKLVWNKTSQTATVSYNKHTVAFTIGSSTILVDGVKKKLNSPAAYLQKNGKEQKTYLPLAVLSEELGLQVTYRSTLQAVFIN, encoded by the coding sequence GTGTCGTTTCTATTTATAATTATCGGTTTATTAATGGCTTCACCCGGCTTGAAAACAGCTGCCGCTGCAGAAGAAGATGCGGCTGCATCCTATCAGATCGTAGCGCTTGGAGATTCGCTTACGGCCGGTTATGAGTTTGGCTTTGATGCAAAATCTGTGCCCTATGGCTATGTGGAGCACGTATATGAGCAGGCACTATTCCAGGGGCTTCGCGCGGAATATGTCAATTATGGCCTGCTTGGGCTGACGTCAACAGGCTTTAGCCACTTGCTTGGAGCGGTTAAAGATGGCAAAAGCGCCACTGTGAGCGATGTGCAGCCTGGCCTGAAAGATCCGCGCGCCGCTAGCATTATTGGCGATGCCGCAAAAATCGGAAGCAGCATCCGCGGCGCCGATCTGATCGTCATGACGATTGGCGGCAATGATCTGCTTGGTGTAGCTGCACAAATCACTTCCACAACGACAGATGAGGAGAAGGCACAGCTGCTGCAGGCTGCACTGACTCAATATGAAACGGGACTGACTGCAGGGCTGCAGGCAGTAACGTCAATCGCGCCAAAAGCGAAACTCGTGATCGCCGATCAATATATGCCGATTCCGGCAACGATTACGGTTGGCAGCCTAAGCTTTCCTCTGCCTCCAGATGCAGCACGCCTGCGCGAATTTGAATTGCTGGCGCTGAGCCAGCTAAATGAAAAGCTAAAAACGATTGTTGCCGCTATAAAAGCGGAGGGCATCGATATTTCCATCACTGAAGTCAGCAAGCCTTTTGTCGGCAAGGAGCTGGAATATACGTCAATCGCCAACAGCGATGTCCACCCGACTCGCCTTGGGTACGCCGCTATGGGTCACACTTATTCTACCACAATATGGAATAAATATTTGAATGTTCGCACTCGCCCAGCGAATGTGCCCGTCTCGGTAGTTGTACGCGGCAAGGAACTGCCAGCTGCATCCCCTGCTACCATGAAGAGCAATCGCACCTTCGTACCGATGCGCGACATTACAGATGCCATTGGAGCGAAGCTTGTCTGGAACAAAACGAGCCAAACGGCAACCGTTTCCTACAATAAACATACGGTAGCGTTTACGATTGGATCGTCAACCATACTCGTTGATGGCGTGAAGAAAAAACTGAACAGTCCTGCCGCTTATTTGCAAAAGAACGGCAAAGAGCAAAAAACCTATTTGCCGCTAGCGGTCCTCTCCGAGGAGCTTGGCTTGCAGGTTACTTACCGCAGTACGCTTCAAGCTGTCTTCATCAACTAG
- the kapB gene encoding sporulation phosphorelay system protein KapB, with amino-acid sequence MEEARSTFEVGAIVKAEVRSGLYVGEVMELHGPRALFKVLAVLKHPQQGDLHHPYEPDVPLFHERPALAYTEKTMIPLRQLQTFSGHVPDYRESLHAALEAEAATLDRLKRWSEQGLALLEQLGKQYK; translated from the coding sequence ATGGAAGAAGCAAGAAGCACGTTTGAAGTCGGAGCCATTGTAAAAGCGGAAGTAAGATCGGGATTATATGTAGGAGAAGTAATGGAATTGCATGGGCCCCGTGCCTTGTTCAAGGTGCTGGCTGTCCTTAAGCATCCACAGCAAGGTGACCTGCATCATCCGTATGAGCCGGATGTACCGCTATTTCATGAGCGGCCGGCACTGGCCTATACAGAGAAGACGATGATTCCGCTGCGCCAGCTGCAGACCTTTAGCGGCCATGTGCCGGATTACCGCGAATCGCTGCATGCGGCTTTGGAAGCCGAAGCAGCTACGCTTGACCGGTTAAAGCGCTGGTCCGAGCAGGGGCTTGCTTTGCTTGAGCAGCTTGGAAAGCAATACAAGTAG
- a CDS encoding glycosyltransferase, translating into MRKKRVLLLSEGFGSGHTQAAYALAAGLRQINPEIQTRVIELGKFLNPVVGPWIMSAYRKTVSKQPKMVGLMYRSNYKKSLNRFTQLALHRMFYTQTSQVISQLKPDLIVCTHPVPNAVVGRLKRLGLHIPLYTLITDYDAHGAWVNPEVSKYLVSTPLVRNKLMERGVIPMKIEVTGIPVHPNFWTTYDKQELLQKFNLKPMPTVLIMGGGWGLMYEDNLLEYMTKWRDNIQLIFCVGSNEKVREKMLSSTKFQHPNIQVLGFTNEISKLMDIADLLVTKPGGMTCTEGMSKGMPMLFYEPIPGQEEENCEYFIRNGFGEMLDSAAMVDKWFAMIQEPYTSGQFRESLLTKRNQQYDPKSCPNAVLRLMQ; encoded by the coding sequence ATGCGTAAGAAAAGAGTGCTGCTGCTCTCCGAGGGCTTCGGCTCGGGACATACGCAAGCCGCATATGCTTTAGCGGCGGGATTGCGCCAAATTAACCCCGAGATTCAAACCCGCGTTATCGAGCTGGGCAAATTTCTTAATCCGGTTGTCGGGCCATGGATTATGTCTGCTTATCGCAAAACCGTAAGCAAACAGCCAAAAATGGTCGGCCTGATGTATCGCAGCAATTACAAGAAATCGCTTAACCGCTTTACGCAGCTTGCTCTTCATCGCATGTTCTATACACAAACGTCGCAGGTTATTTCCCAGTTGAAGCCGGATCTTATCGTATGTACGCATCCTGTTCCCAATGCAGTTGTAGGCAGGCTAAAGCGTCTTGGACTACATATTCCGCTTTACACGCTTATTACCGATTACGATGCTCATGGCGCATGGGTCAATCCGGAAGTCAGCAAATACCTGGTATCTACCCCGCTTGTGAGAAACAAGCTGATGGAGCGCGGCGTAATACCCATGAAGATAGAAGTGACCGGCATTCCGGTACATCCGAACTTCTGGACAACCTACGACAAGCAGGAGCTGCTGCAAAAGTTCAACTTAAAGCCGATGCCTACCGTGCTTATAATGGGTGGCGGGTGGGGATTGATGTATGAAGACAATCTCCTTGAATATATGACCAAGTGGCGCGACAACATACAGTTGATATTCTGCGTAGGCAGCAATGAGAAGGTAAGGGAGAAAATGCTCTCGAGTACGAAGTTTCAGCATCCGAACATTCAAGTGCTCGGGTTTACGAACGAGATCAGCAAGCTGATGGACATTGCCGATCTGCTCGTGACGAAGCCTGGCGGGATGACCTGTACCGAAGGCATGAGCAAAGGAATGCCGATGCTCTTCTATGAACCGATTCCGGGACAGGAAGAAGAAAACTGCGAATATTTTATCCGCAATGGCTTTGGTGAAATGCTTGATTCTGCTGCAATGGTAGATAAGTGGTTTGCCATGATTCAGGAACCGTATACCTCAGGCCAATTCCGAGAAAGCTTGCTAACGAAGCGCAACCAACAATACGACCCGAAGAGCTGCCCGAATGCCGTCCTGCGTTTAATGCAGTGA
- a CDS encoding NAD-dependent malic enzyme, whose amino-acid sequence MKERSMDGKTIILRVEIDIQQAQFGKAATAIETAGGDIIAIDVIHTDKTTTVRDLTVKMTEAGTADRISSALGTLPGIRLQHISDRTFLLHLGGKITVQPKTPIQNRDDLSRVYTPDVARVCQAIEQDPSKAFTLTIKRNTVAVVSDGSAVLGLGNIGPYAAMPVMEGKAMLFKQFADVDAFPICLDTQDTEQIIQAVKQLAPGFGGINLEDISAPRCFEIERRLREELDIPVFHDDQHGTAVVLFAAMLNALKLTGRNISNTRFVICGIGAAGTACTKMLLAGGAKHIIGVDREGILTADRHYDNGMWQWYAEHTNAEKKSGHLSEALAGADVFIGVSAGGILTRAHIESMNAEPIVFAMANPEPEIRPELVEDIVAVFATGRSDYPNQINNVLCFPGIFRGALDSRATTVNEEMKLAAAEAIASVISDDELSPMYIIPSVFNAKVVEEVRKRVIHAAIESGVARRHPRE is encoded by the coding sequence ATGAAGGAACGCAGCATGGACGGTAAAACGATTATTTTACGGGTGGAAATCGATATTCAGCAAGCACAGTTCGGCAAGGCCGCGACGGCTATTGAAACTGCTGGCGGCGATATTATTGCGATTGACGTCATTCATACCGATAAAACAACGACCGTACGGGACTTAACCGTCAAGATGACCGAAGCAGGCACAGCCGATCGTATTTCCTCGGCTCTTGGCACGCTGCCCGGCATCCGCCTTCAGCACATTTCCGATCGTACCTTTCTGCTCCACCTTGGTGGCAAAATTACGGTTCAGCCAAAAACGCCCATACAGAACCGTGACGATCTCTCGCGCGTTTATACGCCAGACGTCGCAAGAGTATGCCAAGCGATTGAACAGGATCCGTCCAAAGCATTTACGCTCACGATTAAACGCAACACCGTCGCTGTCGTCTCAGATGGCAGTGCCGTGCTCGGGCTTGGCAATATCGGGCCATATGCCGCAATGCCTGTCATGGAGGGCAAGGCGATGCTGTTCAAGCAATTTGCAGACGTTGATGCGTTTCCCATTTGCCTCGATACCCAAGATACGGAACAGATTATTCAAGCCGTCAAACAATTAGCGCCGGGTTTCGGCGGCATTAATCTAGAAGATATTTCCGCTCCGCGCTGCTTTGAGATCGAACGCCGATTGCGTGAAGAGCTTGATATCCCTGTGTTTCACGATGATCAGCACGGTACAGCCGTCGTCCTGTTCGCCGCTATGCTGAACGCGCTCAAGCTGACGGGGAGAAACATTTCTAATACGCGCTTCGTTATATGTGGTATTGGAGCAGCGGGTACGGCTTGCACCAAGATGCTGCTTGCCGGCGGCGCAAAACATATTATTGGGGTCGACCGTGAAGGGATTTTAACCGCTGACCGCCATTATGACAATGGCATGTGGCAGTGGTACGCCGAACATACAAATGCAGAGAAGAAGTCGGGCCATTTGTCCGAGGCGCTTGCTGGTGCAGATGTATTTATTGGCGTATCGGCGGGCGGAATTTTGACCAGAGCGCATATTGAATCGATGAATGCAGAGCCGATCGTATTTGCTATGGCGAATCCCGAGCCTGAAATTCGTCCCGAGCTGGTCGAGGATATCGTTGCTGTGTTTGCAACAGGCCGATCCGACTATCCGAATCAAATTAACAACGTGCTGTGCTTTCCGGGCATTTTCCGCGGGGCGCTCGATAGCCGTGCAACTACCGTCAATGAAGAAATGAAGCTGGCTGCCGCTGAAGCAATTGCTTCTGTCATTAGCGATGACGAGCTCAGCCCGATGTATATTATCCCAAGCGTTTTCAATGCCAAAGTCGTCGAAGAGGTGCGAAAACGCGTCATCCATGCTGCTATCGAAAGCGGTGTAGCTCGCAGACATCCGCGCGAATAG